Below is a window of Mucilaginibacter sp. PAMC 26640 DNA.
TTCCTTTTGGTTATAACCCAATAGCGTTAGCTTTGTTGGTCTTTCGCTAAATAAACATCAGTTTTAACGGCAGAATAACATAAATGATCTAGCGCATTGTAGAATAGGCGGACTACACTCTTTAATGCAAATTATATTCTTAAGAATGTTTGATACAACAAGCCGGCATGCGCTGATAATGCTATCAGAATGAATTACATTAAAATCATGATTTGATCAGGGTTACAACTGAAAAGTAAATTCGAGCAGATTATTGCTATTTAAACATGGAGCAGCTATGATATGCTATGGTCAGAAATTTTTTTTTTTAATGTAAGTTTTTGCAAATGAAATCGTTATCCAATCGCTTTGAATATTTTTGAAAAAAAGTTTTGTAACTTGATTATAAATCCTACTTTTGCACACCCAATCAGGAACGGGATGTAGCGTAGCCCGGTATCGCGCCACATTTGGGATGTGGAGGCCGCAGGTTCGAATCCTGCCATCCCGACAAAAGCGATACCAATCGAGTCGAAAACCCCTTAAATCGTATGATTTAAGGGGTTTTTCTTTTTATTTCAACCCAAGTTATTCAAGTAAAACCAAAGAAAATGAGACCTATTCGGTTACCCATTTTAAATTCTTATGTTTGGGTCACCAAAAGCATTTTAACGTATTGATAGTCAATTAATTGATTAGTTTATTTTGACATATTTTGATGCGATTTGATACTTGTTTTTTATTCAAATCGGTGCCCCTTTTTAAAGGGTACATTAAAACAGTCAAAACCATGCTTTTGTAAATTATTAATTGAAATAGCTATGAGTACGACAAACAACACCTTTGGCGTTGCTTTTTACCTTAAAAAGCAAAAGACCACCCAAGCGGGAAAATCACCCATTTATGCCCGTATTACTGTAAACGGCAAACGTATTGAAATCTCGGTTAAACGCTCCATTGAGGAAAATAATTGGAACGCAACTAAAGGAATGGCAAAAGGCAGCCGGGAAGAAATGATAAAACTGAATAAATACCTTGACCAATTCAAGGCTGGAATTATTGACAGTTACCAACAGCTTTTATTACAAAAGAAATTTATTACCGCAGAACTATTAAAAGAAAAAGTTACAGGGGGCGATCAGGCCGATTTAACGTTATGCAAATTGATAGACTACCATAATACCGATCAAGCCCAGGTATTAGAACCAGGAACGATGAAGAACTATTATACCACCCAAAAGTATGTCAAAGAGTTTTTAAAGGAGCGGTTTAAAACAAGTGATAAGTATTTATCGGAATTGACTTACAAGTTTATTACCGATTTTGAATATTACTTGCGTAACAGGAAGCCGGAAAAAGGACAAAAGGCATTACAGACAAATGGTGTAATGAAACATTTGGAGCGGTTTTGTAAGATGGTAAACCTTGCCGTAAGACTGGAATGGATTGAACGTAATCCATTTCATGCCTACCAGTTGAAATTTGAGAAAGTTGAACGGGATTACCTTACTAAAGAAGAATTGGCAAGGATTGAAGATAAGCATTTTCATATTGTTCGCTTACAAGTGGTAAAGGACTTGTTTGTGTTTAGCTGTTATACAGGGTTGGCTTATATAGATGTGTTCAACTTGACCCCCGCCAACCTGATTGAAAAATCCGGTAAGCTTTGGATAATGACTAACAGGCAAAAAACAAATGAGCCTGTAAGGGTGCCATTGTTGCCCAAAGCTTTAGCCATCGTGGAAAAATACAAAGGTCACCCGCAGTCATTAGCAGAGGGAAAAGTATTGCCGACACTAAGCAATCAGAAATTGAACAGCTATTTAAAGGAAATAGCCGATATGTGCGACATCACCAAACCGCTAACCTTTCATATTGCCCGGCATACATTTGCGACTACTGTAACCCTAACTAATGGTGTACCTATTGAAACCGTTAGCAAGCTGTTAGGGCACTCCAAACTTTCCACTACACAGATATATGCTAAGGTGGTAGAAAGCAAAATTAGCGACGATATGGCACTGCTAAGTAAAAGATTACAGGCTTGATAAGGGTTAACCCTTATCAAAGCCCTGTACTGCAAAGTGCAGGGCTTTGTTTTTATAATGCTTTTGGTAACTTTATTTATAAAAACAGCCACTATGAAAAAGCACCTTGTAAACTTATTATTTGAGCAGTACAAATTAACCTCATTTGTATGCAAGCTAAGCGACCTTGGCGTTGAAATGGACAATCTGCACATCCATAATTATGAAATCGTTTTAGATATTATCGGCTTTCCAAAAGATGACGAGGAACAACAATTAAAAAGACTGCAAGCCTTTAAAGCCCTCACGAGCTACGATGTTAAGAACCTACCCGATGGCTTATTCAGCCGGGAAGACCTATACGAGCGTTATTTAACTACGCTTATTAATTTAGGTGCAGACGACAGTCTTGTATTGACCCGTGACGGTTTAATTATGAAAAAACAAGAGGATGAAGATACTGTTAAACAAGCATTAGGTAAGCATATTGACTGGCTTTACAATCAATACGAGAGCACAGGAAACAGAAGCCTTGTTTAAGGCCAATAGGCTATTAGCTTAATTTGATTATAATCTACCCAAGCGCTATGAGGCCACAGTATTTTAAGCATAGAGCTTTGTTCGACTTTGATAAGCAAACCAATGATGTAGGTTTCCCATTGCCATGGACGAAAGGCAACGAAGACAATCATTTCCTTTATCGTCTGTATAAGAAGATAAAAGACCAATACGAACCTTTTTATCAATATCAGCTTAATTTCTTTTTGGGCCGTTATGAAGATGCAACTGAACAGGAGTTTTTTGTTCACGTTAAGCAGATCATTACTGATTCGATCAGCGAGCTTATTAACAAAGACCGTTATACCCCAAAACATGTTCGGGAGCGTCAAAACCGCTTACAGTTGCAGGAGTTTTTGGATTACCTGAACTCAATTGACCAATGGTTCATTCAATCCACCGATCAGGAAACCATCAAACGCCAACTGGAAGAAATTGCAAAGCTAAATGCTGAAAACAAAAAACTTAAAGAGGAAAACAAAAAACTCCGGGAACTGGAAACCAAAGACTATATAGACATTCGCGAGGGCAGGCACAGAACGCTTTATCACCTCATGTTACAGATTAGGGAACTCAAACTGGACGACAATAAGGAACTGGCCAACGCTACCACGCTAAACATTTGGAGTAAGATGATTGCCAAGTACTTTAGAGCCGGAGGTAAGGAGATAAGCATTGAGAGCGTAAAGCGTTATTTCCCACCTGAGAATAACACCGACAATATCAAGTACAAAGACGTACCCAAAAAAGACCAGCTTTTTACCATCGTTTCGGCGAAAAAAAGAAGTTTGTAAAAAGAGCACTTTCCCATCTTTATAATAACCCCCACCATTTAATAACTAATTGTATTATAATCTATTAGTTGTTAATTATCTTTCCAATAACTACTCCAATTTGACCTTCAAATTTTTGAAGGTCACGCCTGCGCTGCGTTTCTGCTTTCATTTGCGGCATGGAAATAATCAATTACGAAGCCCTAAGCCACTGCATCAAGGATGCAGTAAGGGCAGAATTACAGGAACATTTTAAGAAAGGCGGCAGCCCGCCCCGGCAGGATGAAGAACGGCTATTGTCCAAAAAGGAACTGGCCGACGATTTAGGCGTGTCATTGGTAACACTCACCGATTGGATGAAAAAGGGTCTGCCCTTTTTGCGCCTGCACAAACGGGTTTATTTCAAAAAAAGCGAGGTACTCGCAATCATGCAACAAAAAACTAAAAATTAACAAGGGGGAAAGATGAACATCGAAATTATAACCAAAGATGATTTAAGGAGGATAGAGAACTTGTTAGGCGAGATCAAGGGTCTTATAAAGCCCGGTCAGGCACAAAGTAAACAATGGCTGAAAAGCTACGAAGTCAGGAAGCTGCTAAACATTTCGCCCGGCACCTTACAGAATTTAAGAGTTAACGGAACACTCCGTTATACCAAGATCGGCGGGCTGCTTTATTACAAGTTAGAAGACATTGAAAAGCTTTTGGAGGGCAACAGCAAGTGAGATCATACAAGGCAGCTCCGATGCTTCGCATCGGAAAAATAACAGGTAAAACCAAAGCTTCGCTTTGGTGAAAAGCGGCGCAGCATACCGCTTGCGGTATAGCTGTATAGTTGTCTATACCGGCCGGAGGCCGTTAACAAAAGGCATTTGCCGATAAGAAGCAAGTTTGTGTTTTTGGTACCCAAAAACTCCGTTGCAGCCTACGGCTGAACGGCAAACTTGCTTTTTGCTCCCGATGGTCGCAAAAAGGAAATTAAAAAAAGTGATGAGATTAAGACAGAGTGAGACGCATGGAAACGAACGAAAAATTATCGGTTAAAACCGAAAAACCAAAACATAAAGGTGGCAGGCCAAAAGTTAAGGTCAGGCGCGAAACGCATGTTAAAGTCAGGCTAACAGCAACTGAGCGTTTTATGATCTCGGCGAGAGCTAAGGACGCGGGTATGCGATTAAGCGACTGGATAAGAGCAGCGGCCAAAGCCGCAAAAGTAGTGGCACGTTTAAAGCCGGAGAATTTACAGATCATGCGAATGCTCGCAGGTTTAGCCAACAATCTGAACCAGTTAACGAAGCTGGCTCACCGGGACGGCATCTTAACGATTGCGATTAAATGCGGTAATCTTCTGATCGAAATAAACCAGGCATTAAAATATTTTAACAGCGATGATCGGCAAGATACCTAAACCCGGTAAGAGCTTTGGCGGCTGTATTGAGTATAACGTCCTGAAAAAAGAGGCGGCCATACTTTATGCGGATGGTGTGCGCATCGACAAGACAGCGCACATTATTGCGGACTTTAATATGCAGCGCAAAATGAACCCCGGCTTAGGTCAGGCAGTAGGCCATATTTCGTTAAGCTGGAGCCCCGAGGATAAGGACAAGTTGAACGATGAAAAAATGGTCAGTATCGCTAAGGAGTATCTGCAAAGAATGAAAATACTGGACACGCAGTTACTGATCGTTAAGCATAAAGACCGGGCGCACCCGCATATTCATATCGTTTATAACCGGGTCAACAACGAGGGCAAAACCATTCCTGATAGTTTCCAGCACCTGAAAAATATTAAGATCAGCAAAGAGCTAACCTTAAAGCATGGCATGCACATCGGGCAGGGTAAGGAAAAGGTTAACCGTCAGCAGCTAAAAGGTATTGATAAGCTGAAATATGAATTATTCGACACCATTAAAGCGGTAAGCCAAAAGGTTACCAGTATGGCAGAACTGAAACAGGAATTGTTAAAGCAGGGTATCGGTATGCAGTTCAAATACAAAAGCGGCACATCGGAGAAACAGGGCATCAGTTTCAGTAAAGGCGACTATAAGTTTAAAGGGTCAGAGATTGACCGTAGTTTAAGCTATGGCAGGTTAAGCAAGCAGATCGAGCAGCAGGCGCAGCAGAAACAGGCCGAGGATCAACGCCCAACCTTAGCGCAGCAGCTTAAGGAAGTGATAAACAGGGAGCCGGTTAAAGAGCAATCCGGCCACCGGTCCGTAATTGATTTGTTTGGCCGCATTCCAATCATTACGCCTGAACCGGAACCTGATCCCTACCACAGGAAAAAAAGAAAGGGTCAGGGTAACGATCAAGACCGAAGCCAGGGCATTAGCAGATAGTAAATAACAAAATTAATGAACAACAAAAATTATTAAAGACATGGGAACCCACGAAGAAAATAACATGCAGCAAGAGATTATAGATAGTATGGCTAAAAAGGTTACAGACCTTGAAAAAAGACAGTCCAAAATTGAGGAGCTTGGTTTAAGCGCCTTACCATCAAAAGTTAAGGAACTGGAAACTAAGGTAAAAGAAACCGCCGAAATGAAAACGCTGGAAAACACCAAGCAGTTAGAGCGTTTTGATAAACAACTGAATGGCTTTGATGAAAAAATTAATGCCATACCCAAAGAAATACCTGTTAAGTATAATGTTCAGTTTGATACTAAAGCAAAATTTGTGATCAGGACGATTTTGGGGTCGGGGCTTGCGGTTGCCGTTTTGCTTGCAGTCTCGATAAGCTTGTGGATTGAAAACAGCCGCCGGGCAGATGAAACAAACAAATTCTTGATCCTTCGTGGATTTTATCCCAATGTGGCAAAATATATTGATACTGCTTATACCAGCAACGCCTACTTCCTGATTAAAAAGGCAAAGGCTAATATTGATGAACAACAAACCATGTCAGAAGCGGCATTTGAAGCGAAACAGGCCGCGGAACAAAGTAAGTTGGCAAATGATAAAGTCGAGAAATTAAGGGATAAATCAAAAGCAAGTAAAAAGCATACAAAGTAGTTTATCAGCTACAGCACTAATACAAATTACTATTTTTGAAAACTGATTATCTCCTGAATGTAATACCATGAATTTAGAACGCTATCCATATATTAACAGTAATGACTTTCAAGACTATGAATTTTATAGTGACGGCCCCAAAGGACGGATTAGAAAAATTGTCATGTTTACAAAAATCCCTAATTCGGAACCGCCAATTTATAATTTAGGGTTTGGCGATCAAGACCCACATTCAGGGGAAACAGATGATATTGTGGTTAGTAATAACGAAGACAGGGACATAGTTTTGGCTACCGTGGCAAACACTATTGTTGAATTTTGCAACCACTATGGCAACCATTATATTTATGCAAAGGGTAGCACAACTGCCCGTACCAGACTGTATCAAATGGGTATAGCGGGTTTGTGGGAGGAAATTAGCAAGGATTTTGATGTGTATGGATTAAAAGATAATGATTG
It encodes the following:
- a CDS encoding mobilization protein is translated as MIGKIPKPGKSFGGCIEYNVLKKEAAILYADGVRIDKTAHIIADFNMQRKMNPGLGQAVGHISLSWSPEDKDKLNDEKMVSIAKEYLQRMKILDTQLLIVKHKDRAHPHIHIVYNRVNNEGKTIPDSFQHLKNIKISKELTLKHGMHIGQGKEKVNRQQLKGIDKLKYELFDTIKAVSQKVTSMAELKQELLKQGIGMQFKYKSGTSEKQGISFSKGDYKFKGSEIDRSLSYGRLSKQIEQQAQQKQAEDQRPTLAQQLKEVINREPVKEQSGHRSVIDLFGRIPIITPEPEPDPYHRKKRKGQGNDQDRSQGISR
- a CDS encoding transcriptional regulator, whose product is MNIEIITKDDLRRIENLLGEIKGLIKPGQAQSKQWLKSYEVRKLLNISPGTLQNLRVNGTLRYTKIGGLLYYKLEDIEKLLEGNSK
- a CDS encoding integrase, giving the protein MSTTNNTFGVAFYLKKQKTTQAGKSPIYARITVNGKRIEISVKRSIEENNWNATKGMAKGSREEMIKLNKYLDQFKAGIIDSYQQLLLQKKFITAELLKEKVTGGDQADLTLCKLIDYHNTDQAQVLEPGTMKNYYTTQKYVKEFLKERFKTSDKYLSELTYKFITDFEYYLRNRKPEKGQKALQTNGVMKHLERFCKMVNLAVRLEWIERNPFHAYQLKFEKVERDYLTKEELARIEDKHFHIVRLQVVKDLFVFSCYTGLAYIDVFNLTPANLIEKSGKLWIMTNRQKTNEPVRVPLLPKALAIVEKYKGHPQSLAEGKVLPTLSNQKLNSYLKEIADMCDITKPLTFHIARHTFATTVTLTNGVPIETVSKLLGHSKLSTTQIYAKVVESKISDDMALLSKRLQA